In Carnobacterium sp. CP1, the following are encoded in one genomic region:
- a CDS encoding DUF4062 domain-containing protein, translated as MALPKIFVSSTYYDLMHIRNDIETFIKNLGYEPILHERNNVTYNQIDTLEDSCYREIENCEILVCIIGNKFGTESNSNNYSITMKELQTAITQQKKYMHSFKKMYLSKIGCI; from the coding sequence ATGGCCTTACCTAAAATATTTGTGAGCTCTACATATTATGACTTAATGCATATTAGAAATGATATCGAAACTTTTATTAAAAATCTTGGTTATGAACCTATTCTGCATGAACGAAATAATGTCACATATAACCAAATTGACACATTGGAAGATTCTTGCTATAGAGAGATTGAAAATTGTGAAATATTAGTTTGTATTATCGGAAACAAATTTGGAACTGAATCAAATTCAAATAACTATTCAATTACAATGAAAGAATTACAAACTGCAATAACTCAACAAAAAAAGTATATGCATTCATTCAAAAAGATGTATCTGTC
- a CDS encoding phosphomevalonate kinase, whose protein sequence is MIEVSAPGKLYIAGEYAVVEPGHPAILVAIDQFITVSLEKTENVGSITSFQYGNLPVLWRRQNDLLVLDKRENPFHYILAAINVTESYAKELGKELSFYSLMVDSELDSSNGRKYGLGSSAAVTVATVQALCQYYDLGANNETIFKLAALAHLSVKSNGSCGDVAASVYGGWLAFTTFDREWVLKQQEQNQSVKTLIEREWPHLSITPLTPPLDLRLVIGWTGSPASTSHLVDEVTNQRSRDKQAYEVFLKESALCVNRMIEAFQAGDIKAIQTQIRKNRELLVQMSKDTGVTIETPSLTQLCEVAETYNGAAKSSGAGGGDCGIVLFDRKEGLLSLMTAWEEKDITNLPLHVYTKAEK, encoded by the coding sequence ATGATCGAAGTTTCTGCGCCTGGAAAGTTATATATTGCAGGTGAGTATGCGGTTGTTGAACCTGGTCACCCTGCCATTTTGGTAGCTATTGATCAGTTCATCACCGTATCATTAGAAAAAACAGAAAATGTTGGCAGTATCACTTCTTTTCAGTATGGTAATTTACCTGTTTTATGGAGAAGACAAAATGATTTATTGGTATTAGATAAACGGGAGAACCCTTTTCACTATATTTTAGCGGCTATCAATGTGACAGAAAGTTACGCCAAAGAACTCGGCAAAGAACTGTCTTTTTACAGCTTAATGGTCGACAGTGAGTTGGACAGTTCTAATGGCCGCAAGTACGGTTTAGGTTCCAGTGCTGCTGTAACTGTTGCGACTGTACAAGCTCTTTGTCAGTATTATGACTTAGGGGCTAATAATGAAACGATTTTCAAACTAGCAGCACTGGCTCATCTTTCCGTAAAAAGCAATGGCTCTTGTGGCGATGTTGCTGCAAGCGTTTATGGAGGCTGGTTGGCATTCACGACTTTTGATCGTGAATGGGTGTTGAAACAGCAAGAACAAAACCAAAGTGTCAAAACGCTGATCGAACGAGAATGGCCTCATCTCTCGATTACACCTTTAACGCCTCCTTTAGATTTGCGTTTGGTAATCGGCTGGACAGGCTCACCGGCTTCAACGTCTCATTTGGTTGATGAAGTAACCAACCAGCGCAGCCGCGACAAACAAGCGTACGAAGTATTTTTAAAAGAAAGCGCGCTGTGTGTCAATCGGATGATTGAAGCTTTTCAAGCAGGCGATATTAAAGCCATTCAAACACAAATTAGAAAAAATCGTGAATTATTAGTTCAAATGAGCAAAGACACTGGCGTCACCATTGAGACTCCATCTTTGACCCAATTGTGCGAGGTAGCTGAAACATACAATGGTGCAGCTAAATCCTCGGGTGCAGGCGGCGGCGATTGCGGAATTGTTTTATTCGACCGTAAAGAAGGGCTGCTCTCTTTAATGACCGCTTGGGAAGAAAAAGACATTACCAATTTGCCGCTCCATGTTTACACAAAGGCTGAAAAGTAG
- the mvk gene encoding mevalonate kinase: MKATGTSNGKIILMGEHSVVYGEPAVALPFLATSIETTVTKTSGTVTLDCVFYQGALSKAPERLLNLVAVITETAARLNQPLQDFNITIKSTIPPERGMGSSAAVAVATIRALYRFFEEPLSHGVLLELTNISETIAHGNPSGLDAAMTSGQDPLFFIKGQPFVPFPLNLTAYLVVADTGISGQTKEAVNSIADLYKTAPELTHTAIATLGRLAEQAKVAIEGNKPVELGVHMNQAHEQLAFLGVSNRMLDDLVQVAVKTGALGAKLTGGGRGGCMIALTADKETAAAVSSALLDAGAVNTWTYQMGDDKRDD; this comes from the coding sequence ATGAAAGCAACAGGTACATCAAACGGAAAAATCATTTTAATGGGGGAACATTCCGTCGTTTACGGCGAACCTGCTGTGGCCCTCCCCTTCCTAGCAACATCCATTGAAACGACTGTCACAAAAACTTCAGGAACTGTCACTTTAGACTGCGTATTTTATCAAGGCGCCCTTTCTAAAGCTCCTGAACGTTTGCTTAATTTAGTGGCCGTTATCACTGAAACAGCGGCTCGATTGAATCAGCCGCTGCAAGACTTTAACATCACCATTAAGAGTACCATTCCTCCAGAAAGAGGCATGGGTTCTAGCGCAGCTGTAGCTGTGGCAACCATTCGTGCACTTTATCGTTTTTTTGAAGAACCGTTATCTCATGGAGTATTATTGGAATTGACCAATATCTCAGAAACAATTGCGCACGGCAATCCAAGCGGTTTAGATGCCGCCATGACGAGCGGACAAGACCCGCTTTTCTTTATTAAAGGCCAACCTTTCGTGCCTTTTCCGCTTAACCTGACCGCTTATCTAGTCGTTGCCGATACGGGTATTTCCGGGCAAACTAAAGAAGCAGTCAATAGTATCGCTGATTTGTATAAAACAGCTCCAGAACTGACACATACCGCAATCGCAACTTTAGGCCGCTTAGCTGAACAAGCTAAAGTTGCAATTGAAGGCAATAAACCTGTAGAATTGGGCGTGCATATGAACCAAGCTCATGAACAGCTAGCCTTTTTGGGCGTCAGCAACCGTATGTTGGATGATTTGGTCCAAGTTGCTGTGAAAACTGGAGCTTTAGGCGCCAAACTGACCGGTGGCGGTCGTGGAGGGTGCATGATTGCTTTGACAGCTGATAAAGAAACTGCTGCTGCTGTTTCTAGTGCTTTGCTAGATGCAGGTGCAGTCAATACTTGGACTTACCAAATGGGAGATGACAAACGTGACGATTGA
- the guaA gene encoding glutamine-hydrolyzing GMP synthase has protein sequence MAIVTDLTEVEKIIVLDFGSQYNQLITRRIREFGVYSELISHKTTAEELSKMNAKGIIFSGGPMSVYDEGAYSIDPKIFEMGIPILGICYGMQLMTTALGGTVKSSSNREYGKASIDITNSTAPVFNSLAQEETVWMSHGDLVTHVPEGFEVSATSPHCPIASMFDPVRNFHAVQFHPEVRHTEQGNEMLKNFTFNVCGCEGNWSISNFIESEIAKIRETVGDKKVLLALSGGVDSSVVGVLLQKAIGDQLTCIFVDHGLLRKNEGDQVMDSLEGKFGLNVIRVDAKKRFMDKLAGVSDPEQKRKIIGNEFIYVFDDEATKLKGIEFLAQGTLYTDVIESGTDTAQTIKSHHNVGGLPEDMQFKLIEPLNTLFKDEVRELGIELGMPEALVWRQPFPGPGLGIRVLGELTEEKLEIVRESDAILREEIAAAGLDRDIWQYFTVLPGIRSVGVMGDGRTYDYTVGIRAVTSIDGMTSDFARIPWDVLQKISVRIVNEVAHVNRIVYDITSKPPATIEWE, from the coding sequence GTGGCAATTGTTACTGATTTAACGGAAGTTGAAAAAATTATCGTGCTTGATTTTGGGAGCCAATACAATCAATTGATTACACGACGTATTCGTGAATTTGGAGTGTATTCTGAATTGATTTCTCACAAAACGACAGCTGAAGAATTAAGCAAAATGAATGCAAAAGGAATCATCTTCTCAGGTGGGCCAATGAGTGTTTATGACGAAGGAGCTTATTCTATCGACCCAAAAATTTTCGAAATGGGTATTCCTATTTTAGGGATCTGTTATGGAATGCAGCTAATGACAACAGCACTAGGCGGAACAGTTAAATCTAGTTCAAACCGTGAATACGGCAAAGCCAGCATCGACATTACAAATTCGACGGCACCTGTCTTCAATTCTTTAGCACAAGAAGAAACGGTTTGGATGAGCCATGGCGATTTAGTGACTCATGTACCTGAAGGATTTGAAGTTTCAGCAACGAGTCCTCACTGTCCGATCGCTTCAATGTTTGATCCTGTCAGAAACTTCCATGCGGTTCAATTCCATCCAGAAGTTCGCCATACTGAACAAGGAAATGAAATGTTGAAAAACTTTACTTTCAATGTCTGTGGATGCGAAGGAAACTGGAGCATCAGCAATTTCATCGAATCTGAAATCGCAAAAATTCGTGAAACAGTCGGCGACAAAAAAGTTTTACTAGCCTTATCCGGCGGAGTTGACTCAAGTGTTGTAGGCGTCTTATTGCAAAAAGCCATTGGCGACCAATTGACGTGTATCTTTGTTGACCACGGCTTGTTGCGTAAAAACGAAGGCGACCAAGTAATGGACAGTTTAGAAGGCAAATTCGGCTTAAACGTTATTCGTGTAGACGCGAAAAAACGCTTCATGGATAAATTAGCCGGTGTCAGCGATCCTGAACAAAAACGTAAAATCATCGGAAATGAATTTATCTATGTTTTTGATGACGAAGCGACAAAATTAAAAGGTATCGAATTTTTGGCACAAGGGACGCTTTACACGGATGTGATCGAAAGTGGAACCGATACGGCTCAAACGATCAAATCACACCACAACGTTGGCGGACTTCCTGAAGACATGCAATTTAAATTGATCGAACCTTTAAACACTTTGTTTAAAGATGAAGTTCGTGAATTAGGAATCGAATTAGGCATGCCTGAAGCTCTTGTTTGGCGCCAACCTTTCCCAGGCCCTGGATTAGGTATCCGTGTCCTTGGTGAATTGACAGAAGAAAAATTAGAAATCGTTCGTGAAAGTGATGCTATTTTACGTGAAGAGATTGCAGCAGCAGGTCTTGACCGTGACATTTGGCAATACTTCACCGTTCTTCCAGGAATCCGCAGTGTTGGAGTTATGGGAGACGGCCGGACATACGACTATACAGTCGGTATTCGTGCTGTAACGTCGATTGACGGCATGACAAGCGACTTTGCACGTATTCCATGGGACGTCTTGCAAAAGATCTCTGTGCGCATCGTAAACGAAGTAGCACACGTCAACCGTATCGTGTATGACATTACGAGTAAACCACCAGCAACTATAGAGTGGGAATAG
- a CDS encoding TerB N-terminal domain-containing protein — translation MGLFDLFKKKKKTTSQNNTNNNLDIFTKSIPLNVRKLLFISETRTAVNKNSNTYNGITITLGSESDYEPSEIITTLPVIKGKAEPLGYYPSYYEMSPEQRYNYLTFLTNINEHADIGYIFVYYYGLERKIFLDDSLYEAVDMITTLQKKHNNRSFIAYSNDALIYAAMKKKDPNILLNINLDTLRPELLFLVKGSFIGEFNAADLMALAKGVGFTNNRYIKSTPEIFQKKLTELLIKNYGSKNYRLDKSMKMDTHEKIRLTLSNISIKNREFEYPNTLLSSKIQSDIYLLLKESHEMTKKDVANMRKTKKETLPESTNEVNLPKKEKPVIFIPTDNLTLKERILLSKEPLSDGFDEEIKGINYYKQGKYKEAEDWLLRSVKGNFNAPALYEKLGILYRKQKRYNDEVEILKIGITNVGFNPKLNERLAKAIEINEKNKLKSKK, via the coding sequence ATGGGACTATTTGACTTATTCAAGAAAAAAAAGAAAACTACGTCACAAAACAATACCAATAATAACTTAGATATTTTTACTAAATCCATTCCACTTAATGTAAGGAAGCTACTTTTTATTTCTGAAACAAGAACAGCTGTTAATAAAAACTCAAATACATATAACGGAATAACTATTACGCTCGGTTCTGAAAGCGATTATGAACCATCAGAGATTATAACCACCCTACCTGTTATCAAAGGAAAAGCTGAACCATTGGGATACTATCCTTCTTACTATGAAATGTCACCTGAACAAAGATATAATTATTTAACCTTTTTGACTAATATCAACGAACACGCTGATATCGGATATATTTTTGTGTATTATTATGGTTTGGAGAGAAAAATTTTTTTGGATGATAGTTTATATGAAGCTGTTGACATGATAACAACCTTACAAAAAAAACATAACAATCGTTCCTTTATCGCATATTCTAATGATGCTTTAATATATGCAGCTATGAAGAAAAAAGATCCCAACATTTTACTTAATATTAATTTAGATACCTTAAGACCTGAATTGTTATTTTTAGTAAAAGGATCTTTCATTGGGGAATTTAATGCTGCGGATTTAATGGCATTGGCAAAAGGAGTAGGTTTTACTAACAATAGATATATAAAATCAACACCCGAGATATTTCAAAAAAAATTAACAGAACTATTAATTAAAAATTATGGTTCAAAAAATTATAGGCTAGATAAATCAATGAAAATGGATACACATGAAAAAATTAGATTAACCTTATCAAATATTTCTATAAAAAATAGAGAATTTGAATATCCAAACACTTTACTAAGTTCTAAAATTCAATCTGATATTTATTTATTACTAAAAGAAAGTCATGAAATGACTAAAAAAGATGTTGCCAACATGCGCAAAACTAAAAAAGAAACACTTCCTGAAAGTACCAATGAAGTAAATCTACCAAAAAAAGAAAAACCAGTAATTTTCATTCCAACTGATAATTTAACATTGAAAGAAAGAATACTTTTATCAAAAGAACCATTATCAGATGGATTTGATGAAGAAATCAAAGGGATTAACTATTATAAGCAAGGAAAATATAAAGAGGCAGAAGACTGGTTATTACGGTCTGTAAAAGGAAATTTTAATGCACCAGCCTTGTACGAAAAACTTGGCATTTTATACCGTAAACAAAAACGTTATAATGATGAAGTAGAAATTTTGAAAATCGGAATAACAAATGTTGGATTTAATCCAAAATTAAACGAACGACTTGCTAAAGCAATAGAAATCAATGAGAAAAATAAACTCAAATCAAAAAAATAG
- a CDS encoding tripartite tricarboxylate transporter permease, with amino-acid sequence MDIILLFQMVVASLAAVALYTFIGFVPGTDETSVLVPVSLALILAGTPPIIILTFFISAIITLNLTNSMPTALVGLPGGVLSSPMIEHALYLKNRGLSTITIKKMAAGSLIGTAISIPVALVLANLLAPFAATIQPYASLLFVLGAIFLSLIGKHKLLALFSIIPLALLFQSLRYLYWGTGIVPADTNITTSFFLGITIGPLIISLFSLLNKESRTDMLTDKLKVITIPKNLNEEKTLNPFKILTKQEVTSASLASFFSNFLFVLSPVGLIILFGEAVANRKKDPIEKASTAVTTMSALAHSTYLSGIIIPLIALGIPLSPTSIGPGSALFNAPPVFTVDHNLHHLLSRADFTWAILVGAVISSAISYFIIIRYAGKISQFVLTKIPHEAVLGLFISFILLLAYMDAGLINIFGVLLIGITCGTLNKMGVNYGIQFMTLYAAPWIIEKLASL; translated from the coding sequence ATGGATATTATTTTATTGTTTCAAATGGTTGTCGCTTCTTTAGCGGCGGTCGCATTGTATACCTTTATTGGGTTTGTTCCCGGTACGGATGAAACCTCCGTTCTAGTGCCCGTTTCATTAGCATTGATTTTGGCTGGAACGCCGCCGATCATCATTTTAACTTTTTTCATATCAGCTATCATAACTTTAAATTTAACTAATTCGATGCCTACTGCACTGGTGGGATTACCGGGCGGTGTTTTATCCAGCCCTATGATCGAGCACGCCTTATACTTAAAAAATCGAGGTTTATCCACGATTACGATCAAAAAGATGGCTGCCGGTTCGCTTATTGGAACGGCCATTTCGATCCCTGTCGCATTAGTGCTGGCTAACCTATTAGCCCCTTTTGCTGCGACGATCCAACCTTATGCATCGCTGCTCTTTGTTCTCGGTGCTATTTTTTTGTCTTTGATCGGAAAACATAAACTATTAGCTCTTTTCAGCATCATCCCCTTAGCGTTATTGTTTCAAAGTTTGCGTTATCTATATTGGGGCACCGGCATAGTCCCAGCAGATACTAATATTACAACATCTTTTTTTCTGGGCATCACGATCGGCCCATTGATTATTTCGCTTTTTTCTTTATTAAACAAAGAAAGCCGCACCGACATGCTGACCGACAAATTAAAGGTCATCACCATCCCAAAAAACTTAAATGAAGAAAAGACATTAAACCCTTTTAAAATTTTGACCAAACAGGAAGTCACGTCTGCTTCATTGGCGTCTTTTTTCTCGAACTTTTTATTTGTTTTAAGCCCTGTTGGATTAATTATTTTATTTGGTGAAGCCGTTGCGAATCGTAAGAAAGACCCTATCGAAAAAGCGTCAACTGCGGTTACAACAATGAGTGCTTTAGCTCATTCAACTTACTTATCTGGAATCATCATTCCTTTGATTGCTTTGGGCATTCCTTTATCGCCTACATCAATTGGACCCGGGAGTGCTCTCTTTAACGCACCGCCTGTTTTCACAGTCGATCACAATTTGCACCATCTCTTAAGTCGTGCCGATTTCACTTGGGCTATCTTGGTTGGAGCAGTGATCTCAAGTGCCATTTCTTATTTTATTATTATTCGGTATGCAGGAAAAATTTCGCAATTTGTTTTAACAAAAATCCCACATGAAGCTGTTTTAGGGTTGTTCATTTCATTCATTTTGCTATTGGCCTATATGGACGCCGGCTTGATTAATATCTTTGGAGTATTGTTAATTGGTATTACCTGTGGGACACTGAATAAGATGGGCGTAAATTACGGCATTCAATTTATGACGCTCTACGCTGCGCCATGGATTATTGAAAAACTAGCTAGTCTGTAA
- the coaA gene encoding type I pantothenate kinase gives MKESATFHIIERNEWKELNKNTAAPLSHQELEELTGLNDRISLTDVEEVYVPIVQLLSIYMKHYEQLQAQKNNFLGQAVKKKPYIIGIAGSVAVGKSTTARLLQMMLSRVYKNKTVEMITTDGFLYPNEVLLKENLMDRKGFPESYDMPRLISFLGDIKNGKENMVSPVYSHEVYDIVEGEYHILNQPDILIVEGINILQLPANEQIYVSDFFDFSVYVDAEPAQIEKWYLERFGLLLDTAFTKPDNYYYSYAQGNREDAFAMARDVWKRVNLRNLTEYILPTRNRADLIIHKSGNHVIDQLLLRKY, from the coding sequence ATGAAAGAATCAGCAACGTTTCATATTATTGAACGAAATGAATGGAAAGAATTGAATAAAAATACTGCCGCACCTTTAAGCCACCAAGAATTAGAAGAACTGACCGGATTAAATGACCGTATATCTCTAACAGACGTGGAAGAAGTTTACGTTCCCATCGTACAACTTTTATCTATCTATATGAAGCATTATGAACAACTGCAAGCTCAAAAAAATAATTTTTTGGGACAAGCAGTTAAAAAGAAACCTTATATTATCGGGATAGCAGGGAGTGTAGCTGTGGGAAAAAGCACGACCGCACGCTTGCTGCAAATGATGCTGTCACGTGTCTATAAAAATAAAACCGTTGAAATGATCACGACAGATGGTTTTCTTTACCCGAATGAGGTTTTATTGAAAGAAAATTTAATGGATCGTAAAGGATTTCCGGAAAGTTATGATATGCCTCGATTGATCTCTTTTTTAGGCGATATCAAAAATGGAAAAGAAAACATGGTTTCTCCTGTTTATTCGCATGAAGTTTATGATATTGTAGAAGGAGAATACCATATCTTGAACCAGCCAGACATTTTGATCGTGGAAGGAATCAACATCTTGCAATTGCCCGCTAATGAGCAAATTTATGTGAGTGATTTCTTTGATTTTTCGGTATATGTGGATGCTGAACCCGCACAGATCGAAAAATGGTACTTAGAACGATTTGGCTTGTTGTTAGATACAGCTTTTACCAAACCTGACAACTATTATTATTCTTATGCCCAAGGCAATCGTGAAGATGCATTTGCCATGGCTCGGGATGTTTGGAAAAGAGTCAACTTGCGGAATTTGACGGAATACATCCTGCCGACACGAAATCGAGCTGATTTGATCATTCATAAGAGCGGAAATCACGTTATTGACCAACTATTACTGCGAAAATACTAA
- the mvaD gene encoding diphosphomevalonate decarboxylase, with product MTIEKKVRAYTNIALIKYWGKRDEAAILPTSSSLSLTLDAFYTETSVAFKEDITQDTFYLNGVLQNEAATQKVSRFLKLFREPTGIQTPALIKSTNFVPTAAGLASSASGMAALAGAANLASGLNLPDQELSTYARRGSGSATRSIYGGFVEWQMGTSSEDSYAVPIDDANWDIGMLVVVVNSRQKEVSSRDGMKNTVETSPFYAGWLESTAKDLIEIKKAIHSHDFQKVGEITESNGMKMHGTMLGANPPLSYWEPYSVVAMQLVRQLRKEGIPCYFTMDAGPNVKVLCRLSDSEKIKARFAEVFRTEQLIVSRPGKGLQIMSN from the coding sequence GTGACGATTGAGAAAAAAGTTCGTGCGTACACGAATATTGCTTTGATCAAATATTGGGGCAAACGGGATGAAGCAGCTATTTTGCCAACGAGCAGCAGTCTTTCTTTGACACTGGATGCTTTTTATACAGAAACTTCTGTAGCTTTTAAAGAAGACATAACCCAAGATACATTTTACTTAAATGGCGTTTTACAAAATGAAGCAGCGACTCAAAAAGTCAGTCGCTTTTTAAAGTTGTTTAGAGAGCCAACTGGCATCCAAACGCCGGCTTTGATCAAAAGCACCAACTTTGTGCCTACTGCTGCCGGCTTAGCTTCTTCAGCTTCTGGGATGGCTGCTTTGGCCGGAGCAGCTAATTTAGCCAGCGGGTTAAATTTACCAGACCAAGAATTATCAACCTACGCGCGCAGAGGATCCGGTTCAGCTACTCGCAGTATCTATGGCGGATTTGTTGAATGGCAAATGGGTACTTCTTCAGAAGATTCTTATGCTGTTCCGATTGATGACGCAAACTGGGATATCGGTATGCTCGTTGTGGTCGTCAATAGCCGTCAAAAAGAAGTGTCTAGTCGGGATGGTATGAAAAACACCGTCGAAACTTCCCCTTTTTACGCGGGCTGGCTGGAGAGCACGGCTAAAGATTTGATCGAGATCAAAAAAGCGATTCATTCACATGATTTTCAAAAAGTTGGCGAAATAACTGAGAGCAACGGCATGAAAATGCATGGAACGATGTTAGGGGCTAACCCGCCGCTTTCTTATTGGGAACCCTATAGCGTCGTTGCGATGCAATTAGTGCGTCAATTGCGAAAAGAAGGCATTCCTTGCTACTTTACAATGGATGCTGGACCAAATGTCAAAGTCTTGTGCCGATTGAGCGACAGTGAAAAAATCAAGGCTCGTTTCGCCGAAGTCTTCCGGACTGAACAATTGATCGTTTCGCGTCCTGGAAAAGGGCTTCAAATCATGTCTAATTAA
- a CDS encoding tyrosine-type recombinase/integrase, which produces MNNIYIPAYKTEVQSSTFDTRLKNLENIRDRFGHLALKDITAQHTQDFRTYLLTLKKDGGSGYSQVTSSLVFGIFRKTLDKAVELDYLDANVSMKIKAVPKGKANVPYWTKDEFEQVVSHIYIDDFYQHLNFVMLWTYFTTGLRVNEGCALYWEDINFKKKTMSINHTIEIKNKDNWTRKTGTKTKSGVRIISLDDDTINILKK; this is translated from the coding sequence ATGAACAATATTTACATTCCCGCATACAAAACTGAAGTACAATCTAGTACTTTTGATACCAGACTAAAAAATCTAGAAAATATACGAGATAGATTCGGTCATTTAGCACTAAAAGACATCACTGCTCAACATACTCAAGATTTTAGAACCTATCTCTTAACTTTAAAAAAAGATGGTGGTTCTGGCTATTCACAGGTTACTTCTAGTTTAGTGTTCGGAATTTTCAGGAAAACGCTAGATAAAGCTGTCGAGTTAGACTATTTAGATGCAAATGTCTCAATGAAAATTAAAGCCGTTCCCAAAGGCAAAGCTAACGTCCCTTACTGGACAAAAGATGAGTTCGAACAAGTTGTTTCTCACATTTATATTGATGACTTCTACCAACATTTAAACTTCGTCATGTTGTGGACTTACTTTACGACTGGCCTCCGCGTAAATGAGGGATGTGCTTTGTACTGGGAAGATATCAATTTTAAAAAGAAAACAATGAGTATTAATCACACCATTGAAATTAAGAACAAAGATAATTGGACTCGTAAAACCGGCACGAAAACAAAAAGTGGCGTACGAATTATTTCACTTGATGATGACACTATCAACATCTTAAAAAAATGA
- a CDS encoding tyrosine-type recombinase/integrase, protein MIERYAKLAGVHRIQAKGLRHSHASYLINDFNVDILMLSKRLGHSGPEITLRHYSHMYPNRDEVIAENITGHINIQTSKTNQVKFNGNQSI, encoded by the coding sequence ATCATTGAACGCTATGCAAAACTTGCTGGGGTCCATAGAATTCAAGCTAAAGGTTTAAGACACTCTCATGCATCGTACTTAATCAATGACTTTAATGTGGATATTCTTATGTTAAGTAAAAGACTAGGTCACTCTGGGCCTGAGATAACCCTACGTCATTATTCTCATATGTATCCTAATCGAGATGAAGTAATTGCAGAGAATATTACTGGTCATATTAATATTCAAACGTCTAAAACGAATCAAGTTAAGTTTAACGGGAATCAGTCTATTTAA
- the fni gene encoding type 2 isopentenyl-diphosphate Delta-isomerase, with protein MEPKNNRKNEHVSLGMKFFQKDQQTDFDALRYVHHSFPELAVEEVDLSTSFATFQLKYPFYINAMTGGSDWTKKINQKLAIVARETGIAMASGSVSAALKDPTVLDSFQIIREVNPTGLVFANLGAGQTVENAKKAIDLLKADALQIHINAPQELIMPEGDRDFSNWLPQLAEIVAAVEVPVIAKEVGFGMSRETIAQLRAAKVATIDISGQGGTNFAQIENYRRKTNKLDYLENWGQSTVISLLEAQSHLESVEILASGGIRHPLDIVKALSLGAKAVGISGLLLHMIIKDGVDETIVQVNHWKDELRTIMTLLGKKTIAELQQTDLILTGEVKDWCQAREITYKNFATRSTLPKK; from the coding sequence ATGGAGCCGAAAAACAATCGAAAAAATGAGCATGTTTCTTTGGGAATGAAGTTTTTTCAAAAGGATCAGCAGACAGATTTTGATGCTTTACGTTATGTTCATCATTCTTTTCCTGAGTTAGCGGTTGAAGAAGTGGACCTCTCTACTTCATTTGCAACCTTTCAATTGAAATACCCTTTTTACATTAACGCCATGACTGGCGGCAGCGATTGGACGAAAAAAATCAACCAAAAATTAGCGATCGTTGCACGCGAAACCGGAATCGCCATGGCTTCTGGTTCTGTCAGTGCTGCTCTAAAAGATCCGACTGTACTGGACAGCTTTCAAATTATTCGTGAAGTTAACCCTACTGGACTAGTTTTTGCTAATTTAGGAGCCGGTCAAACCGTAGAAAATGCAAAAAAAGCCATCGACTTATTAAAAGCCGACGCTTTACAAATCCATATCAATGCTCCGCAAGAATTGATCATGCCTGAAGGAGATCGGGACTTTTCGAATTGGCTGCCGCAATTGGCAGAAATAGTGGCCGCTGTCGAAGTTCCTGTCATTGCTAAAGAAGTAGGTTTTGGCATGAGCCGTGAAACCATTGCTCAATTGCGCGCTGCTAAAGTAGCTACTATTGATATCAGCGGCCAAGGCGGAACGAATTTTGCTCAAATTGAAAATTACCGCCGTAAAACAAATAAACTGGATTACTTGGAAAACTGGGGACAATCCACCGTTATTTCGTTATTGGAAGCTCAATCTCACTTGGAAAGCGTTGAAATACTAGCTTCCGGCGGAATACGCCACCCTCTGGATATCGTAAAAGCTCTCTCTTTAGGAGCAAAAGCGGTTGGCATTTCTGGTCTACTCTTGCATATGATCATTAAAGATGGCGTTGATGAAACGATCGTTCAAGTTAATCATTGGAAAGATGAATTAAGAACCATTATGACGCTGCTAGGCAAAAAAACAATTGCTGAACTGCAGCAAACGGATCTTATTTTAACCGGTGAAGTAAAAGATTGGTGTCAAGCACGCGAAATCACTTATAAAAATTTTGCGACCCGTTCAACTCTTCCCAAAAAATAA